A section of the Hirschia baltica ATCC 49814 genome encodes:
- a CDS encoding CheR family methyltransferase, with product MNALAKNTVADPEREFKMGNGEFQAIAKAIYKHAGIVIDSSKRELVYSRMSRRLRALSLSDFSSYLSILEGAQGKSEIKHLINTLTTNHTRFFREPHHFQYMQETIIPYWKKRAEKTGNKRLRIWCAASSTGEEPYTLAMVIANGLKGSVQWDWKILATDIDTSVLAAAKKGIYENKALEEIPKDYRRSYINKLGDGQFEIKPELKRHLTFNRLNLHGAWPIKTSFDMIFCRNVFIYFDLPSKQLLVDRFSEVLSEEGWFFLGHSESILVENSPFKLVGRTIYEPSNVVRRL from the coding sequence ATGAACGCTTTAGCCAAAAATACTGTAGCAGACCCAGAACGCGAGTTCAAAATGGGCAATGGCGAGTTTCAAGCGATTGCTAAGGCAATCTATAAACACGCTGGTATTGTGATTGATAGTTCAAAGCGTGAATTAGTTTATTCTCGAATGAGTAGGCGTTTGCGGGCGTTATCTTTGTCTGATTTTTCTTCTTATTTAAGCATATTAGAAGGTGCGCAGGGTAAAAGTGAAATCAAGCACTTGATCAATACATTGACGACCAATCATACGCGTTTTTTTCGAGAGCCTCACCATTTCCAGTATATGCAAGAAACGATTATTCCTTATTGGAAAAAGCGGGCAGAAAAGACTGGAAATAAACGCCTGCGAATTTGGTGTGCGGCGAGCTCTACTGGCGAAGAGCCATATACTTTGGCAATGGTGATCGCCAATGGACTTAAAGGTTCTGTGCAATGGGATTGGAAGATACTCGCGACTGACATTGATACGAGTGTTTTAGCTGCAGCTAAAAAAGGAATATATGAAAACAAGGCTTTAGAAGAAATACCAAAAGACTACCGTCGCTCATATATCAATAAACTCGGTGATGGTCAGTTTGAAATAAAGCCTGAGTTGAAAAGACATCTCACTTTTAACCGATTGAATTTACATGGTGCTTGGCCGATAAAAACTAGTTTTGACATGATTTTTTGTCGCAATGTTTTTATCTATTTTGATCTACCATCAAAACAATTGCTTGTTGATCGTTTTTCGGAGGTGCTCTCCGAGGAAGGCTGGTTCTTCTTAGGGCATTCAGAATCGATTCTCGTTGAAAATTCGCCTTTCAAACTTGTAGGTCGCACGATTTATGAGCCGTCAAATGTGGTGCGTAGATTATGA
- a CDS encoding methyl-accepting chemotaxis protein, whose translation MNSNSPITMKTAPKDTKSQLMSSAAMFVGGAAGLAGISLVSQQFGLMPALILCVPVAAVAAGVGFMRKGSQLNTHSQLRELSAKQNAIDKVQAVIEFELDGTILDANQNFCDTVGYRKEEIIGQHHSIFVEREVADGSEYKNFWQKLKQGEFIADEFRRVGKNGKEIWIVASYNPIFDENGRAYKVIKYATDITAEKLKSADMTAQINAINQSQAVIEFDTTGKILNANENFCNTMGYSLSEIKGKHHSMFADPEFARSHEYKQFWEKLCRGEFDSGEYERVAAGGRKVLLQASYNPVFDLNGKLAKVVKYASDLTQSERMKENARIRSALDVATTNVMIADTDFNIVYLNDAQHEMMRVAEDDLKAELSQFDSQKLLGANIDIFHKNPTHQRTMLARLTSTYETDIRVGPRYFHLIATPVFGEDKERVGTVVEWRDDTIEKAIEREVQDVVEAVSRGDFSKSISIEGKDGFMLLLAESINVLSGRVSIVLDSLGMMLDAMSQGDLTKRIEDDFEGVYGKLKEDANATSARLQETVLAISNSATEVSSGAEEISMGATDLSQRTEQQAANLEETASSMQQMAATIKQNADNSQHASQLAVTARESAVSGGEIVHNAVESMSKIEQSSRSISDIIGVIDEIAFQTNLLALNAAVEAARAGDAGRGFAVVASEVRSLAQRSAQAAKDIKDLIVESSSQVKGGVDLVNQTGEALNGIVDAIKKVADIVAEISAASGEQATGAEEINKAITQMDEMTQQNSALVEENAAAAKTMTDQALDMRERMGFFNVGENTIKPKIVGGSFTGKPTPVQSSNRGGARVLQSALAESIQEDDDWSEF comes from the coding sequence ATGAACTCGAATTCTCCAATTACGATGAAGACTGCTCCCAAAGATACTAAATCCCAATTGATGTCATCCGCTGCTATGTTTGTAGGCGGAGCGGCGGGGTTGGCTGGTATATCCTTGGTTTCACAACAATTTGGATTGATGCCCGCACTCATACTTTGTGTTCCTGTTGCTGCTGTTGCAGCGGGAGTTGGCTTTATGAGAAAAGGCAGTCAGTTGAACACACATTCTCAATTGAGAGAATTGTCAGCTAAGCAAAATGCAATTGATAAAGTGCAAGCGGTAATCGAGTTTGAGCTAGATGGCACAATCTTGGATGCAAACCAGAATTTTTGCGACACGGTTGGATATCGAAAAGAAGAAATTATCGGACAACACCACTCCATATTTGTGGAACGCGAAGTAGCTGACGGGTCTGAATATAAAAATTTCTGGCAAAAGTTGAAGCAAGGTGAATTCATTGCAGATGAATTTCGGCGGGTTGGTAAAAACGGAAAAGAGATATGGATTGTTGCATCATACAACCCAATTTTTGACGAGAATGGCCGCGCATACAAAGTCATCAAATATGCGACAGATATAACAGCAGAGAAATTGAAATCTGCTGATATGACAGCGCAAATTAATGCAATCAACCAATCTCAAGCTGTTATCGAATTTGATACTACCGGTAAGATATTGAATGCTAATGAAAATTTCTGCAATACAATGGGGTATTCACTGTCTGAAATAAAGGGCAAGCACCATTCTATGTTTGCTGATCCAGAATTTGCTCGGTCTCATGAATACAAACAATTTTGGGAAAAATTGTGCCGTGGAGAGTTTGATAGTGGTGAGTATGAACGCGTCGCCGCTGGTGGGCGTAAGGTTTTGCTTCAAGCATCTTACAATCCTGTTTTCGATTTAAATGGTAAATTGGCTAAGGTTGTAAAATATGCTTCTGATCTGACCCAGAGTGAACGCATGAAAGAAAATGCACGTATCCGCTCGGCATTGGATGTTGCAACAACGAATGTTATGATCGCAGATACAGATTTCAACATCGTGTACCTTAACGACGCACAGCACGAAATGATGCGTGTAGCTGAAGATGACCTAAAAGCAGAACTAAGCCAGTTTGATAGCCAGAAGCTTCTTGGCGCAAATATCGATATTTTCCATAAAAACCCAACGCATCAACGTACAATGTTGGCGCGTCTGACATCTACATATGAAACAGATATTCGAGTCGGGCCAAGGTATTTCCATCTTATTGCGACACCTGTCTTCGGTGAAGATAAAGAGCGTGTAGGAACTGTTGTTGAATGGCGTGACGATACTATAGAAAAAGCAATCGAGCGCGAAGTTCAGGACGTTGTTGAGGCAGTTTCCCGTGGAGATTTCTCCAAGTCGATCAGTATAGAAGGCAAGGATGGGTTTATGCTTCTCCTCGCTGAGAGTATTAATGTTCTGTCCGGGCGCGTTTCAATTGTTTTGGATTCCCTTGGAATGATGCTTGATGCGATGTCTCAAGGTGATTTGACCAAGCGAATTGAGGATGACTTTGAGGGCGTTTATGGAAAACTTAAAGAAGATGCCAATGCCACATCTGCTCGTTTGCAAGAAACTGTTTTAGCTATCTCTAACTCTGCAACGGAAGTGTCTTCTGGTGCTGAAGAAATTTCTATGGGTGCAACGGATCTGTCTCAGCGAACAGAGCAGCAGGCGGCAAACCTTGAAGAAACAGCCTCATCGATGCAGCAAATGGCTGCAACGATTAAACAGAACGCAGATAACTCACAACATGCTAGCCAACTGGCTGTAACAGCGAGAGAGTCAGCTGTGTCCGGTGGCGAAATCGTGCACAATGCAGTTGAATCCATGAGTAAGATTGAGCAGTCATCTCGCAGCATTTCAGATATTATTGGAGTGATAGACGAGATAGCTTTCCAAACCAATCTTCTGGCTTTGAATGCCGCCGTTGAAGCTGCGCGTGCAGGGGATGCCGGACGTGGGTTCGCAGTTGTTGCGTCTGAAGTGCGTTCATTGGCACAACGGTCTGCTCAGGCTGCTAAGGATATTAAGGATCTAATAGTTGAATCGAGTTCGCAGGTAAAAGGCGGCGTTGATTTAGTGAACCAGACCGGGGAAGCTCTTAATGGAATTGTGGATGCTATCAAGAAAGTTGCTGACATAGTCGCGGAAATAAGTGCTGCTTCTGGCGAGCAAGCGACTGGAGCTGAAGAAATCAATAAAGCCATTACTCAGATGGATGAGATGACACAGCAGAACTCTGCTCTTGTAGAAGAAAATGCAGCGGCGGCTAAAACGATGACAGATCAAGCCCTCGATATGCGTGAGCGGATGGGGTTCTTTAATGTAGGCGAAAATACAATCAAGCCCAAAATTGTAGGCGGAAGTTTTACAGGCAAACCAACTCCAGTTCAGTCTTCAAACAGAGGAGGAGCGCGTGTTCTTCAGTCTGCTTTGGCGGAGAGCATTCAAGAAGACGATGATTGGAGCGAGTTTTAA
- a CDS encoding chemotaxis protein CheW: MNQSQMESDFSQDADRATEAPSPPRQYVSFTVGDACYAVDIMSVREIKGWADITSLPNQPDYVRGVLNLRGAVLPIIDLKCRLGETMTDPTQRHVIVIVSINERQIGLLVDAVSDILIVEDDQIKPVPETNVKKDADVFTGFLTEKDQMVAMLDLENLLVSQIREFDGSDIPTNQ; encoded by the coding sequence ATGAACCAATCTCAAATGGAGTCTGATTTCTCTCAAGATGCTGATAGGGCGACAGAAGCGCCTTCTCCGCCGAGGCAATATGTTAGTTTTACCGTTGGTGATGCCTGTTATGCCGTCGATATTATGTCGGTGCGTGAAATTAAAGGTTGGGCCGATATTACAAGCCTACCCAATCAACCCGATTATGTGCGTGGTGTATTAAACCTGCGTGGTGCTGTTTTGCCGATTATTGATTTGAAATGTCGGCTTGGTGAAACAATGACAGATCCAACACAACGACATGTCATTGTTATTGTTTCAATTAATGAACGACAAATTGGTTTATTGGTTGATGCAGTGTCAGATATTCTGATTGTTGAAGATGATCAGATAAAGCCTGTTCCTGAAACGAACGTAAAAAAAGATGCGGACGTTTTTACGGGGTTCTTGACTGAAAAAGATCAAATGGTCGCGATGCTAGACCTTGAAAATTTACTCGTTTCCCAGATCCGCGAATTTGATGGATCCGATATCCCCACAAATCAATAG
- a CDS encoding chemotaxis protein CheA — MNDFEQFRQTFFEECDELLQRFEDVATTLQPEGNDSETLNELFRAVHSIKAGAGAFKLDRLVVYAHELEDFLDQVRGDLIGLQADGPALIIQSGDVLRELVENAQSGQEAPDGLESVTLEKLRQLNPKKAIEVTPVAVVENAEATRTSYEIYFRPFRSMYETANEPQLLFEALSDLGDINIHIDTSKVVELSKLDPMESYFSWNIELCSDCSVEDITAVFEFVEDDCELTIKAKTISEADAEEIVKSSSVDDKSPDGAQVIVGKSAKPETERAKPQLGSIRVDLEKVDQLVNMVGELVIAQAMALESISSEIGIAQVNQLQALEDLTMRTRQLQEGVMAIRMQPIKALFSRFPRLVRDLSTKLEKDVTLILEGEATEVDKTIIEELSDPLTHMIRNCMDHGIEMPEDRVQAGKKAQGTVRLSAEQRNGRILIRVSDDGRGLDPDKVVARAIQQGLIAEGDELTKEDIEMMIFRPGFSTASAVSDVSGRGVGMDVVRRNIQKLGGRITLDSKKGHGSCFTLALPLTLAVLDGMLVATAGERYVIPLSSIVETVCPAPSQIKQMPDGGQVLSLRGNTIRLVDLCGCMGLSRKGLTEPLRKLAVIVETEFGRQVGIVVDELLGQQQVVIKSLETNYYNIPGVAGSAILGDGRVRLILDVDGLVTMTPKPSLSNFDKGQAIEAENQFQANATRGQSR, encoded by the coding sequence ATGAATGATTTTGAACAGTTTCGGCAAACGTTTTTTGAAGAGTGCGATGAACTTCTTCAACGGTTTGAGGATGTCGCTACGACACTTCAGCCGGAGGGAAATGATAGCGAAACTTTAAACGAGCTTTTCCGTGCTGTTCATTCTATTAAAGCTGGTGCTGGAGCGTTCAAACTCGATAGATTGGTCGTCTATGCGCATGAGCTTGAAGACTTTCTAGATCAAGTTCGTGGCGATTTGATTGGTTTACAAGCTGATGGGCCTGCACTCATTATCCAGTCTGGTGATGTCCTTCGAGAATTAGTTGAGAATGCTCAATCAGGGCAGGAAGCGCCTGATGGTTTGGAGTCTGTGACACTTGAAAAACTCCGTCAATTGAATCCTAAAAAAGCTATTGAGGTGACGCCTGTTGCGGTCGTTGAAAATGCTGAAGCGACTAGAACTAGTTATGAAATTTATTTTCGACCATTCCGGTCTATGTATGAAACAGCAAATGAACCGCAATTACTTTTTGAAGCTTTATCTGATTTAGGTGACATAAACATACACATAGACACTTCAAAAGTTGTTGAATTGTCCAAACTTGATCCAATGGAGAGCTATTTCTCTTGGAACATTGAATTGTGTAGTGATTGTAGTGTTGAAGATATTACAGCGGTATTCGAGTTCGTAGAAGATGATTGCGAACTCACGATTAAAGCAAAAACCATATCTGAAGCGGATGCAGAAGAGATTGTAAAATCTAGTTCTGTTGACGATAAATCACCTGATGGCGCGCAGGTTATTGTCGGAAAGTCCGCAAAACCAGAAACAGAACGTGCAAAGCCTCAATTGGGGTCCATTCGGGTTGATCTGGAAAAGGTGGATCAGCTTGTAAATATGGTTGGGGAATTGGTGATTGCTCAAGCCATGGCGCTTGAGAGCATTTCCTCTGAAATCGGTATTGCGCAAGTTAATCAATTGCAAGCGTTAGAAGATCTGACAATGCGGACACGGCAGTTGCAGGAAGGCGTTATGGCAATTCGTATGCAGCCGATTAAAGCACTGTTTTCTCGGTTTCCTCGATTGGTACGTGATCTTTCTACAAAACTCGAAAAGGATGTCACACTTATATTGGAAGGTGAGGCAACTGAAGTAGATAAAACGATTATTGAAGAACTCTCTGATCCGCTTACCCACATGATCCGCAATTGTATGGACCATGGTATCGAAATGCCTGAGGATCGCGTGCAAGCGGGTAAAAAAGCGCAAGGAACTGTTCGTTTAAGTGCTGAACAACGAAATGGCCGAATTCTGATACGGGTGAGTGATGATGGCCGCGGCTTAGACCCTGATAAGGTTGTTGCCAGAGCTATTCAGCAAGGCTTGATTGCCGAAGGCGATGAGCTGACAAAAGAAGATATCGAAATGATGATCTTCCGCCCAGGTTTTTCAACGGCTAGTGCCGTTAGCGATGTTTCCGGGCGCGGTGTTGGTATGGATGTTGTGCGCCGAAATATTCAAAAATTAGGTGGTCGAATTACGCTTGATTCAAAGAAGGGACATGGTTCCTGCTTCACTTTAGCACTGCCACTAACATTGGCTGTTTTGGATGGAATGTTAGTCGCCACTGCAGGAGAGCGTTATGTCATACCATTATCTTCTATTGTAGAAACAGTTTGCCCTGCACCGAGTCAAATTAAGCAAATGCCTGATGGTGGGCAAGTCCTTTCTTTGAGAGGAAACACCATTCGATTGGTCGATCTTTGTGGATGTATGGGGCTTTCCCGAAAGGGATTGACTGAACCATTGCGAAAACTCGCAGTGATTGTTGAAACAGAGTTTGGTCGTCAGGTCGGGATTGTTGTGGATGAGCTGCTGGGGCAGCAACAAGTCGTCATAAAAAGCCTTGAGACAAACTACTACAATATTCCAGGTGTGGCTGGGTCGGCAATTCTCGGAGACGGTAGAGTGCGGCTGATACTTGATGTCGATGGCCTTGTTACCATGACGCCTAAGCCATCTCTTTCCAATTTTGACAAGGGTCAAGCCATAGAAGCTGAAAATCAATTCCAAGCAAATGCAACAAGAGGACAGAGCAGATGA
- a CDS encoding response regulator — protein MSKRVMVVDDSKTMRDMVSFTLKREGYEVVEAEDGIRATEVSGVGIFDLVITDVNMPRKDGITLTKELRMKPQFRSTPILILTTEADATKKAAGKAAGATGWIVKPFDPDQLLSVVKRVCR, from the coding sequence ATGTCTAAACGTGTTATGGTTGTCGATGATTCCAAAACAATGAGAGACATGGTTTCCTTTACGCTAAAACGCGAAGGTTATGAAGTCGTAGAAGCTGAGGATGGTATAAGAGCGACTGAAGTTAGCGGTGTCGGCATTTTTGATCTGGTTATAACAGATGTGAATATGCCGCGCAAAGATGGCATAACGCTGACCAAAGAATTGCGAATGAAACCGCAATTTCGCTCAACGCCGATTTTAATCCTAACCACGGAAGCTGATGCAACAAAAAAAGCAGCTGGTAAGGCTGCCGGTGCTACAGGGTGGATTGTAAAACCCTTTGACCCAGATCAGTTGCTTAGCGTTGTAAAGCGCGTCTGTCGCTAG
- a CDS encoding STAS domain-containing protein produces the protein MLESAKLKIVSFCVSVNFKGLWIAMVEELATPQLEKIIQLESRLTGRAVDSLHLFLLEKSGTDDPILIDASEVTLIDTTAIQVLLSAEKECISREKQFQNNNMSSDFIGAMTTLGLANVVDRWRDGNV, from the coding sequence GTGCTTGAGAGCGCAAAACTTAAGATTGTGTCGTTTTGTGTTAGCGTCAATTTTAAAGGTTTATGGATCGCTATGGTTGAGGAATTGGCAACGCCGCAATTGGAAAAAATCATTCAATTGGAAAGCCGTCTCACGGGAAGAGCCGTTGACAGTTTGCATTTGTTCTTATTGGAAAAAAGCGGAACAGATGATCCTATCCTCATAGACGCTTCTGAGGTGACGTTGATTGATACCACAGCAATTCAAGTTCTGCTGAGTGCAGAGAAAGAATGCATCAGTCGAGAAAAGCAATTTCAAAATAACAATATGAGCTCCGATTTTATAGGAGCAATGACGACGCTGGGATTAGCCAATGTTGTTGATCGATGGAGAGATGGAAATGTCTAA
- a CDS encoding PepSY-associated TM helix domain-containing protein yields MSDSKLIQTKAANRAVLHRVIFRLHFYAGILVAPFVLILAITGAIYLYVTEIEDIAHPDWRFIKEAGPHLPPHKIIEGALAAFPDTVATRVDLPTAPKRTAVVFLTPEIGEPFRVYVDPVSGIANGSFIYGQTLVGFADRMHGSLLMGETGDLIVELASCWTIVLILTGLYLWWPRTPNKVWGVFLPRLGKGRPFWRDLHALTGIWTSGLLLFLILSGLPWASNWGGYLQGIMTSMGVGYPASYRTHMNHDAIETDPVQTLAETTPGISWAMEPAPAPHSEHTHKMPISVKEVSAILEGVGLTTAYRLSLPKDAHDVFTAYTYPDQPEGQRTIHLDQYSGEVINNVGFADYGIGAKTVELGVAIHMGNYFGIPNQLLMLFAALGAAMLSLSGPIMWMKRRKTGLGAPKPLGSNQMIWSVAFLLLALGVIFPTLGITALILFVVERLLLSRIAPVRSWLGLAQ; encoded by the coding sequence ATGAGTGATTCAAAGCTTATTCAGACTAAGGCAGCAAACAGAGCTGTATTGCATCGTGTGATATTCCGGCTGCATTTTTATGCTGGTATTTTAGTGGCACCTTTTGTCCTTATACTGGCGATTACAGGTGCAATTTATCTTTATGTAACTGAAATTGAGGATATAGCTCATCCTGATTGGCGTTTTATAAAAGAAGCAGGGCCGCATCTTCCACCTCATAAGATAATTGAAGGCGCGCTAGCTGCGTTTCCCGATACGGTAGCGACGAGAGTTGATCTTCCTACAGCTCCCAAACGAACGGCGGTCGTTTTTCTAACGCCTGAAATAGGAGAGCCTTTTCGGGTATATGTTGATCCTGTGTCGGGTATTGCGAATGGTTCATTCATATATGGGCAAACGCTAGTTGGTTTCGCAGATCGTATGCATGGTTCACTCCTTATGGGAGAGACGGGCGACCTTATTGTTGAATTGGCATCCTGTTGGACAATTGTGCTTATTCTTACAGGGTTATATTTATGGTGGCCGCGTACGCCAAATAAAGTTTGGGGTGTATTTTTGCCGCGATTGGGCAAGGGTCGCCCATTTTGGCGGGATTTACATGCCTTAACAGGAATTTGGACATCTGGACTTCTGTTATTCCTAATTCTAAGCGGATTGCCTTGGGCTTCCAATTGGGGAGGGTATCTTCAAGGCATAATGACAAGCATGGGTGTTGGTTATCCAGCATCCTATCGTACGCATATGAACCATGATGCGATAGAAACTGACCCTGTACAAACGCTTGCCGAGACGACGCCGGGCATTTCTTGGGCAATGGAACCGGCACCGGCACCGCATTCTGAGCACACTCACAAGATGCCTATTTCAGTAAAAGAAGTTAGCGCTATTTTGGAAGGGGTAGGACTGACAACAGCATATCGCCTATCCCTGCCTAAAGATGCCCATGATGTCTTTACGGCATACACATATCCTGACCAACCAGAAGGTCAACGCACAATACATTTAGACCAATACTCTGGTGAGGTGATCAATAATGTCGGTTTTGCAGACTATGGTATTGGGGCCAAAACAGTAGAGTTGGGCGTGGCGATACATATGGGGAATTACTTTGGAATTCCCAATCAGCTTCTTATGCTTTTTGCTGCTTTGGGGGCGGCGATGTTGTCGCTATCTGGACCGATTATGTGGATGAAGCGGCGCAAAACAGGTTTGGGTGCACCCAAGCCATTGGGATCAAATCAGATGATATGGAGTGTTGCGTTTTTACTTTTGGCGCTTGGAGTAATATTTCCAACACTTGGCATTACAGCACTCATTTTGTTTGTGGTAGAGCGGCTTTTATTGTCTAGAATTGCACCTGTTCGTTCTTGGCTGGGGTTAGCGCAATAG
- a CDS encoding TonB-dependent receptor: protein MKRFILLSMAATCLVPVLAQAQDVQDTIIVTGQSNLDLETSIAGRLGLSNRETPAIVDVVTQTDLQQQGARTAIEALNAAPGITSGHLPGSTASVSMRGFHRAVNYLFDGVRQANSDAGMRDYDSWMFERIEVIKGPASVTSGEGALAGAINFVPRQPKLGEIGGEVFASYGDHDTARFAGDLNTPIGDNMALRSDLSFAKSGGWIDGTDSQKIAGRLAFLAQPTDKLSITLSADYFEDEFDTAYYGTPIVSSEIARNPSNVVSGSAGLVLDEEMRDVNFNVLDGDMASENTWLRAKAEYQIFEDWTLVSDTSWYTSDRHWIDADEYTFNGATGLVDRYATHITHDHQYWNQRLHMAYDGNLVGHRNRFTAGLEVSDTDFFTLRRFGSATSVDPFNPERGVFPPEDPSNFTYQQDVTADVKALAYFMEDAFNITNDWLIVGGVRLDKFELDRQVIDVISDDVINYGQEYDPVTWRLGTVYNLKPQTQLFAQYTRAATPVTGLFFMSSSRADFDVSTGDSYEVGIKSSLFRESLNVTASVFHITQDDILTRDPNNPNITVQGGSQISEGGELSLNWTPTDEWSASLSASLLNAEFDELIEGGGGDRSGNRPSNTPEQLADFVVTYTPDALPISITGAVRHNGDAFTSNANDVKLESYTLLDAAVSWNAEFGKFTLRGRNLTDEFYANWSGYSSGLVFVGEPRSFELSYSRSF from the coding sequence ATGAAACGCTTTATTCTTCTAAGCATGGCCGCCACTTGTCTGGTGCCAGTTTTAGCACAGGCGCAAGATGTTCAAGATACAATCATTGTAACCGGCCAAAGTAATCTAGATCTAGAAACAAGCATTGCTGGGCGTTTAGGCCTTAGTAATCGCGAGACTCCAGCTATTGTTGATGTTGTGACCCAAACAGACTTGCAACAGCAGGGAGCAAGAACAGCAATAGAAGCATTGAATGCAGCGCCAGGCATTACATCGGGTCATCTTCCTGGTTCTACAGCTTCTGTTTCTATGCGCGGTTTTCACCGTGCTGTGAATTATCTTTTTGATGGTGTGCGTCAGGCCAATTCAGACGCTGGAATGCGAGACTATGACAGTTGGATGTTTGAACGCATTGAAGTCATAAAAGGGCCAGCGTCGGTAACATCTGGAGAGGGCGCGCTGGCGGGGGCCATCAATTTTGTGCCGCGTCAGCCCAAATTGGGTGAAATAGGCGGTGAAGTTTTTGCAAGTTATGGTGATCACGATACGGCGCGTTTTGCTGGTGATTTGAATACACCTATAGGTGACAACATGGCTTTGCGTTCAGATCTTTCATTTGCCAAATCTGGCGGCTGGATTGATGGCACAGATTCCCAAAAAATTGCAGGGCGATTAGCATTTCTGGCGCAGCCAACTGATAAGCTTTCTATCACATTGTCAGCAGATTATTTTGAAGATGAATTCGACACAGCCTATTATGGCACACCAATTGTCTCGTCTGAAATTGCGCGCAACCCCTCCAATGTGGTGTCTGGAAGTGCCGGTCTTGTCCTTGATGAAGAGATGCGTGATGTAAATTTCAACGTTCTTGATGGAGATATGGCGTCAGAAAATACGTGGCTACGCGCGAAGGCTGAATATCAAATTTTTGAAGATTGGACGCTTGTCAGTGATACAAGTTGGTACACGTCTGATCGCCATTGGATCGATGCCGACGAATACACTTTCAATGGTGCAACGGGCCTTGTTGATCGTTATGCGACACATATTACGCATGACCATCAATATTGGAACCAGCGCCTCCATATGGCCTATGATGGAAATTTAGTTGGGCACCGAAATCGTTTCACAGCGGGGTTAGAGGTCAGCGATACTGATTTTTTCACATTGCGTCGTTTTGGTTCAGCGACGAGTGTTGATCCGTTTAATCCAGAACGCGGCGTTTTCCCTCCTGAAGATCCTTCAAATTTTACTTATCAGCAGGATGTAACAGCAGATGTAAAAGCGCTCGCATATTTTATGGAGGATGCGTTTAATATCACAAATGATTGGCTGATTGTTGGGGGTGTTCGGTTGGATAAATTCGAACTGGACCGTCAGGTCATAGATGTGATTTCTGATGACGTCATCAATTATGGGCAAGAGTATGATCCTGTCACTTGGCGTCTAGGAACAGTTTATAATTTAAAACCTCAAACACAGTTGTTTGCCCAATACACACGTGCGGCTACGCCGGTGACAGGATTGTTTTTTATGAGTTCAAGTCGTGCAGATTTTGATGTGTCGACAGGTGATTCCTATGAGGTTGGAATTAAATCTTCGCTCTTTAGAGAAAGCCTGAATGTCACAGCGTCAGTTTTCCACATCACTCAAGATGATATTCTCACGCGTGACCCCAATAATCCAAATATCACGGTTCAAGGTGGTAGTCAGATCTCTGAAGGGGGAGAGCTATCGCTAAATTGGACGCCGACTGATGAATGGTCTGCCAGTTTGAGTGCAAGCCTGTTGAATGCGGAGTTTGATGAACTAATCGAGGGCGGCGGGGGTGATCGTTCTGGAAATCGTCCATCCAATACACCAGAGCAGTTAGCTGATTTTGTGGTTACGTATACGCCAGATGCGCTGCCAATCTCGATTACAGGAGCGGTACGCCACAATGGTGATGCTTTCACCTCTAATGCAAATGATGTGAAATTGGAAAGCTATACGCTTTTAGATGCAGCAGTGTCGTGGAACGCTGAATTTGGAAAATTCACTTTGCGGGGGCGTAATCTTACCGACGAATTTTATGCAAATTGGTCTGGCTATTCTTCAGGACTAGTCTTTGTCGGTGAGCCAAGAAGTTTTGAACTCTCTTACTCACGTTCATTTTGA